From the Lolium rigidum isolate FL_2022 chromosome 2, APGP_CSIRO_Lrig_0.1, whole genome shotgun sequence genome, one window contains:
- the LOC124689253 gene encoding BTB/POZ and MATH domain-containing protein 1-like: MLTSKTSSTVAVHSGEHLFRVTGHSQITGDNAFVMSDTFRVGGHDWAIQYYPNGDTRVVDGQFASVFLRLMSACESEFTASYSLCLQDPVTPATGDKYKFRFTHAVPPSMSEQVKGWGTARFVSRADLAASGCLKDDCLVIKGTVDVSKLIDDTKDDRGNIIVVPPSNLSKDLHSMLGSGLKEDLTVDVGGFRSFKAHACVLCARSPVFRAQLCNPVSAMQSTIRIEDVDARVFEALLHYMYNDRLPASMEEATQEATKMARQLLAVAHRYEVERLKLLCESKLSKALDVSLVGFALDVAEQYHCQQLKDCCLKYMAADRERLQAIIGTQGFQQLNTNHPRVVSDILAQVVAQRLGDGK; encoded by the coding sequence ATGTTAACCAGCAAGACCTCCTCAACGGTGGCCGTTCACAGTGGCGAACACCTGTTCAGGGTCACCGGACACTCGCAGATCACGGGAGACAACGCATTCGTCATGTCGGATACCTTCCGCGTCGGCGGCCATGACTGGGCTATCCAGTACTACCCAAACGGCGACACAAGGGTCGTCGACGGGCAGTTCGCATCGGTGTTTCTAAGATTGATGAGCGCCTGCGAAAGTGAGTTCACGGCGTCCTACTCCTTGTGCCTTCAGGACCCCGTAACGCCAGCGACAGGAGACAAGTACAAATTCAGGTTTACCCATGCAGTACCGCCATCAATGTCCGAGCAAGTCAAGGGTTGGGGTACAGCCAGGTTTGTGAGTAGAGCTGATTTGGCTGCTTCGGGCTGCCTCAAAGATGACTGCCTAGTCATCAAAGGCACCGTTGATGTCTCCAAACTCATCGACGACACCAAGGACGATCGTGGTAACATCATCGTCGTGCCGCCCTCCAACCTGAGCAAAGATCTTCACAGCATGTTAGGGAGCGGCCTCAAGGAAGACCTGACTGTCGATGTCGGAGGTTTTAGAAGTTTCAAGGCACACGCATGTGTGCTTTGTGCGCGCTCGCCAGTGTTCCGCGCGCAACTCTGCAACCCCGTGTCCGCGATGCAAAGCACCATTCGCATCGAGGATGTGGACGCTCGTGTTTTCGAGGCTCTCCTGCACTACATGTACAACGACCGCCTGCCCGCATCTATGGAGGAGGCCACCCAAGAGGCTACGAAAATGGCGCGACAATTGCTCGCCGTGGCTCATCGATACGAGGTAGAAAGGCTCAAGCTTCTCTGCGAGAGCAAGCTCAGCAAGGCGCTAGATGTCAGTCTCGTGGGCTTCGCTTTGGATGTCGCAGAGCAATACCATTGTCAGCAGCTCAAGGATTGTTGTCTCAAGTACATGGCAGCTGACCGCGAGAGGCTGCAAGCCATAATTGGAACCCAGGGGTTCCAGCAACTCAACACAAACCACCCTCGTGTCGTGTCTGATATCCTCGCTCAAGTTGTTGCACAACGGCTTGGTGACGGGAAATAG